The nucleotide sequence AGCGGGGCGTTCCAATTGATGGCGACCTCGTTGCTCGCAAAAGAGACGCGCTCGTCGGTATAAGAGAATCCCGGCTGCGGTCCCGGATAATGCGGGAACCTGTGCAGGTCCTGCCTGTCGGCGTTGATTCCGCCGGCGACAAGCCCGGGAATAGGTTCCTCGATACCGTCGGAATGGCTTATGCGATGATGAATGAACTTCGGGGAGCTCCAGGCGGAACCGGTCACGAAGCAGCAGTCCACAGGATTCTTGCCGAAAACGAAGTCCAGCATCTTTTTCGCGCAATCCACATAAACAGAAGACGGGAACCATTCATTCACCAAGAACAACGTAAGCGCATGGTTTGCAATTTCGCCGTTCGAACCCCAGATGAACCTGCGGATGGAAAGCCCGTACGGGTCTTCCGACGCAAGCCGCACGATTTCGTCGGCAACGACCTTCAGCGTATTGCGGGCACGTACCTGCAAATCCGGGTCCACGGACTGCAAGGCTAGCGCAATCCACCCCAAGTTCTGCGTATCGCGCCAGTCCAGCCCGAACGAAGGCGGGCATTTTTCCATGTCCGAAAGCAGACGATTCCTGAAATGGTCGCAGCCTTCCCGGCCGCAGTCTACGCATACCTTGCCGCATACCTCGCGGAAAAGCATCGCGCGTACCCAGAAAAACTCGTCGTCATAGCGCTCGTCACCGTAGCCGCCGCTACCTTCGGTATTGTGCGGGTAGGTGACATCGGGATTCTCGATTGCCCAGCGATAGGCGCGAATCGACGCTTCCAAGCACTGTTTTGCAAAACCGGGATAAGCCTTCGCAAACACGCGGTGCGCCTGCGCAAGCGCCCCCGCAAAATTGAGCGTCGACGTGGTGGATTTGCCAAGAATCTGGCGCTTCTGAGCCTCGTCGGATTCCTTCGGTGTCACGAAGCCGTCCCAACGAACAGGCGACACCTTGAAGAACACGCCACCATCCGTATCCTGCATGCGG is from Fibrobacter sp. and encodes:
- a CDS encoding glycoside hydrolase family 9 protein → MKFSVRYNHVGYALKGPKVFLLTCDSTDNPLKGMLPWFEVFAENGERVFGAAMAEKGSCSYTDEFVWEGCFTSLEAVGRYRISVVDTKGNVLVESKFFEVSDRLVLEQLSSTLKSFYFQRSGVELTPDRAGKWARPAAHLDDCIEFHPSMEREGTWNAHGGWYDAGDYGKYLVNGGVSVATLLLAAEFADDRRVAFGNAELFYAGSFRANLLEEIRFELEFFLRMQDTDGGVFFKVSPVRWDGFVTPKESDEAQKRQILGKSTTSTLNFAGALAQAHRVFAKAYPGFAKQCLEASIRAYRWAIENPDVTYPHNTEGSGGYGDERYDDEFFWVRAMLFREVCGKVCVDCGREGCDHFRNRLLSDMEKCPPSFGLDWRDTQNLGWIALALQSVDPDLQVRARNTLKVVADEIVRLASEDPYGLSIRRFIWGSNGEIANHALTLFLVNEWFPSSVYVDCAKKMLDFVFGKNPVDCCFVTGSAWSSPKFIHHRISHSDGIEEPIPGLVAGGINADRQDLHRFPHYPGPQPGFSYTDERVSFASNEVAINWNAPLVAALCFECLN